The Choloepus didactylus isolate mChoDid1 chromosome 24, mChoDid1.pri, whole genome shotgun sequence DNA window aagggactgAAGGTTTGAAGGCAGTGGAGACATTTATCATTTGGGTGGTGGCCACAGATGGGGGTTTGGGCTCTGGGGACCCCAGGGTGGGAAAGCCAATTATTAATTACGCCAAAGGTCAGTGCTGAGGCAAGTAGCTTAGCCAAAGTAATTTGGATGCTGAAACAGTACCCAAGACATTTTGATAGCTACGACGATAACTGTAATGGGGACAGGTTTGGATGCTGAAACAGTACCCAAGACATTTTGATAGCTACGACGATAACTGTAATGGGGACAGGCATAAAACACAAAACCAAATCACCAGGGATTTTCGATGTTTTTTTCCAACATACAGATAAAACAAGAGTGCTCCAACTGCTATACATGACGAGttgtaaacattttattataaaccaAAATAACCTACTGGGCATAGGAAGGAGCCCTTCAGTGCCCTCAGTGGTCCTGCCCCACCCTCCCATGGCATCACCGGATATGGTACTCCCTAAAGCACTTGGCGTGGATGCCCTTCTGGCACTTCTCACACCGCGTGTTGGTCTGTGAGTGGCACAGGGCACACCGGGTCCGCTTGTCCTGGTGGATGATCCAGTGGCCGATCATGTCGAAGCGGCTCTCGGTTTCCAGCCTCCTGCTTTGCCTCCCTTGAGATGATATGTCGGCGTTGCTCTCCAGGTACACACAGGCCACGTATCTCCGGAACGCAAGGAGGTCCACCTGGGCGTCTCTGCAGCAGATCCTGTGCAGCTGCCATGCATTGTTGAGGGCGGCATCAATGACATAGCCAATGAAGCTCGAGTACCACTTCATGCCCCGTATCTTCACCTTGTAGTTGGCAATGTTCTGGTCCATCCGGCTGACACCCCCCACCTTCTCCTGATACAGCCTCACCAGTGACGGCTGGTGGACCTGGGTCCGCGCGTTGGCTGCTCCCGAGCACCGACTCGCCAGCCTCATCGGCTCTATGCCCACAGCGTTGGAGCAGATGTTGACCACGCTGCTATCGTGCCAGCGGCACACAATGATCTCCTCACTCTCGTCAACCTTGTAATCAAATGAGCCCCTCTTCATCTTTTTCAGTTCCTTAGGGTCTTTAAGGGGACATCTGTCAGTCCTGTACTCACGGATAGTTCCTGTGGCCTTCACCCCCTTTTTCCTCAAGATGGACATCAGCTTGACACTTGTAAAAACCTTGTCAAAAAATATGTGGTATGGCAGACAGCCTCGCTGCTGAAGTGCATCCACAAATTTTATCACCATACTGCCTCCTAAATCCAAACCCTCATCTGGCTTGGTGAACAGTGTGCCCTGAGAGGGCTCGAACCACACTAAATAGCCTCTGCTGGTTGTCCCACACCAGATCTTGTAGCCAAGCCGGGCGGGTTTTCCCACGTGCAACTGCTTGGACCCCCCGTGCCCAAAGTACTCACACATGGACTCGCCAAAGCTGTAGAACTCTTCCAAGGGCGCATGTTTCTGGAAATTACAGTTCATCCGGACAATGAGAGGCCTGACCTTGGCAAACCTATCAGTTTCAGCGAGTTCACTGTTATCTGCAAAATGCAGGTATGAGAAGATCAGCTCAAATCTGTCCCTTCTAATTGCATCAGCCACAAGGTGGTGATGTGAATCAGGAGATGTTTCCCAAAACATTCTTCTCCTTGGATAGCAGATATACCCACTTAAAATCAAAATGCCCAAAACACACTTCAACTCTTGGGCTGTGAGACCCAGGTTGAAATTCTTCTGCCAAGCATAACGATTGGTTTCATTAACAATGAAATTAATGGTTCCTTCAtcaaaaaacaattcaaagaggCCCACAGGACTCAGCTCCTGGCTTTTGAGATACTCGATATGAGGATCTGATGCTGTCCAATTGCCAAAGTCAGGTCGGATATCTCTTTTGGTCCAAACCCGCTGCAACCCGAGGCCAGTCTTCTGCCTCTTCTTCGCCGGCTGCACCTCCGCATCATCACTGTCCTCCCCAGTGCCAGAGTCCTCCAACACCACAGAGACATGCAGCATGCTCGCGGGCAGGTAAGCGCCTCGCCGGCCATCCTCATCACCCGAGTCCTCGTCGGTGAAGTCCTCCGCAGCATTCTCAGGAGGCGAGATGAAAATCTCCTCCCCGTCATTGCCACACTCTTCTTCCTCTAGAGCACTGAGAAACTCAAGCAGCTTAGTGGACTTCAGCTTGGAGCGGGCCTCCCTCTCACCAGTGGCGTCTCTACAACAACAGGAGATAGAATCAGAAAGAGGCAAAGGAAGCAAAGTGTCTGCACCACGCATGGCTGAGTCTTCCAAAGAAAACAGCTCTGTAGCACCAGCAGCGAGGAAGGTGGACCCCATGGAAAGCACCTTGGCTTGAGCAGTGCCACTGATCTGGCACAACTGGGCACAGGCACCAGGTAAATGAATTTTCCAGATCAACACAGATTAGTTTTTTTCCTGGAGTTGCACAAGTCAACTTTGACACTACAAAGGCAACTAAAAATTTTTCATGTAACATTTTGAGGAAAACACAAGAAAGCACAGGCAAATTCCTAAGCTATCCATAAATTCATTTCTTATACCCCTTTCTTATTAAGTTTGGATAGAAATCTGTAACTCATTGTTGGTGCAACGTTGGGTAAGCACAGTGGCCAGATATGCTGCACCAAAACCATGCCTACCACCTCAGTGCAGGGGACGTGTTCGTGAAAGACATTTCTCTGTAGAGATGATCCCTTCTACAACATACGTGGGTTACTGAAAACAACACATGATAGCAGTAACAGATTTTACTTGCAACTAACAAATTAGATGGCAAAATAATTATGAAAGCATCCCTGAGTCCATTTGGGTGTTTGCTTACATGTTAGTAAAGATTTAACACTTATCTTTGACCATAATACCTGATATTTGTTTGAATTGCCTTGGAAATGAGAACTGTTTCACATGTAAGTGTCTCTTCTAATAGGATTAGGAGAGCATGAGGTTCTGCTCCCattatatggagaaaaaaaaactgggacCAATGATCTGACAGAGTCTGGAACAGAAAACCAGTTGAAACTGCTGAAGGGGAATCTAACAACCTTCTGCAAACTGCACTTTACTGGTCCGCAGTGAGCCAGGCTCTTCCAGGATGGACATAGCAAACATCTAGCTTTACCTTAATAACTGCACACAAAAGGACCAAAGAAAGGATGAATGGTTTATCTTTattcaaataaagaaacagagagacagagtgGGTACCCACACAGATCACTCTATCACATTGTACTTGCCAAATTCCCAAAGCAAATACACATTATTTCATTAAGGAGATTTTCCAAAGAAATCACAATAAGTGATATCAAATTGTCCTCTCTCCTTATAAAATGAATTTGATTGCTACCCCTCTTTTCCTGAAGTCTGGGATTTCATACTCCTTTAAGGTTAGATGACTAGAAAATCTAATATGGCTGCTGCGATGGTTGAGTTCACATGTCAAATTGGTCAGGTGATGGTTTTCGGTCAAACAAGCTCTGGCCTATCTACTACTTCAAGGACATTTTGCGGCTAGtcaataaatcagaaggctgttttatt harbors:
- the PGBD2 gene encoding piggyBac transposable element-derived protein 2 codes for the protein MASTSRDATGEREARSKLKSTKLLEFLSALEEEECGNDGEEIFISPPENAAEDFTDEDSGDEDGRRGAYLPASMLHVSVVLEDSGTGEDSDDAEVQPAKKRQKTGLGLQRVWTKRDIRPDFGNWTASDPHIEYLKSQELSPVGLFELFFDEGTINFIVNETNRYAWQKNFNLGLTAQELKCVLGILILSGYICYPRRRMFWETSPDSHHHLVADAIRRDRFELIFSYLHFADNSELAETDRFAKVRPLIVRMNCNFQKHAPLEEFYSFGESMCEYFGHGGSKQLHVGKPARLGYKIWCGTTSRGYLVWFEPSQGTLFTKPDEGLDLGGSMVIKFVDALQQRGCLPYHIFFDKVFTSVKLMSILRKKGVKATGTIREYRTDRCPLKDPKELKKMKRGSFDYKVDESEEIIVCRWHDSSVVNICSNAVGIEPMRLASRCSGAANARTQVHQPSLVRLYQEKVGGVSRMDQNIANYKVKIRGMKWYSSFIGYVIDAALNNAWQLHRICCRDAQVDLLAFRRYVACVYLESNADISSQGRQSRRLETESRFDMIGHWIIHQDKRTRCALCHSQTNTRCEKCQKGIHAKCFREYHIR